CGGCATTACACCTCGCCCCCGAAGAAATCATCGCGGCGCTGGATGACGCCGATGCGGCCGTCGATGCCGGAGGGATCCACGCCGGAGAGTTCTTCCTCCGGCTGCAGCCCAGCGGCGCCTTTGACTCGCTGGATGCATTGCGCTCCCTCCCGGTCGGCCAGGGACCGCAACGCATCACGCTGGGCTCCATTGCACACATCCACCGCGGCTATCAGGAACGTCCCCGCCAGATGATCCGCCACAATGGGCAGCCGGCGATTACCTTGGGCGTCAGCGGCATATCCGGCAGCAATATCGTCAAGGTCGGTGAAACGGTCGAGACCCGGCTGCAGGACATGCAGCATCGCATGCCTCTGGGGGCGCAGCTGCATCCGCTGTATGAACAGCACCACATCGTCAACGACGCCGTGAACAGCTTCGCCCTCAACGTGCTGGTCTCGGTATTGATCGTGGTTGCGGTGCTGTGTATCGCCATGGGCCTGCGCGCCGGCGCGATCATCGGCTCGGTGCTGTTTCTATCGGTGATCGGCACTCTGCTGTTGATGTGGTTGTTCGGTATCGAGCTGGAACGGATTTCCTTGGGCGCCTTGATCATTGCCATGGGCATGCTGGTGGACAACGCCGTCGTGGTATCCGACGGCGTCCTCGTTCAGCAGCGCCGCGGCCTGAGTATTCTCGAAGGTTCACAGAGAACCCTGGAGCAGACCCAATGGCCACTGCTGGGTGCCACCGTTATCGGCATCCTGGCCTTCGCCGGGATTGGTCTGTCCCAGGATGTGACCGGCGAGTTTCTGTTTTCCCTGTTCTTCGTGATTGCCACATCTCTGCTGCTGAGCTGGCTATTGGCGCTGATGATAGTGCCACTGTTCAGTCAGTATCTGCTGGAGCGCGATGAGCGCCAGGCGGACAAGGGAAAAGACAAGGACGAAGAGTTATCCGGCGAAGCTGCTGACGAAACGCAGTTGTACCAGGGGCGTATTTATGAGGGTTTTCGCCGCGTAGTGCGCGGCCTGCTGCGACACTCCTGGCTTACCCTGGGTGCACTCATCGTGCTGACCGTGGCTTGTATGCTGGGTTTCAGCCGGGTGCCGCAGAGTTTCTTCCCGGCGTCCAGCACTCCCTTGTTCTACGTCAATCTGTTTTTGCAACCGGGCACCCATATCCGTGAGACCGCGCGACAGGCTGAAGATGTCGAGGACTATCTGGCAGCGCTCGACGGAGTAACCGATGTTTCCACCTTTCTTGGTGCCGGCGCCTCGCGGTTCATGCTGACCTATATGCCGGAACAGTCGGACTCGTCTTTGATGCATTTTCTGGTACGCACTGACGATGCCCAGCGTATCGAGCAACTGGTGCGTGAGATCAATCAGACCCTACCGCCGCGCTACCCGGCCGCGAACGCGCATGCCGCGCAGTTTCTGTTCGGACCCAACGCCGAAGCGAAGCTGGAGGCGCGGATCAGCGGACCGGATATCGACGTATTGCGCGCACTGTCCGCCGAGGGACAGCGCCGTCTGCAGGAACAGGGGCAGGTATTCAATATCCGCGATGACTGGCGGTCACCGGTGCTGGCGTTGAAACCACAGCTCGATCTGGAACGGCTGGCCGATGCCGGACTGACCCGTCAATCAGTGGCCCGCTCCCTGGCGGTTGCCAGCGAAGGCGCACCCGTGAGCCTGTTCCGCGAGAAGGATGAGTTGATTCCCATCATGTTGCGTGCCTCCGAGCAGGATCGGGTAAGCGCAGATAATCTGCTGCAGCGGTTGATATGGAGTGCCGCCAGCAACAGTTACGTACCGTTGGCGCAAGTAGCCCATGGGGTCAAGTTGACCAGCCTGGATCAGGTCATCCGCCGTTTCGATCGCGAGCGCACCATCGCCATTCGCGCCGAACCGCGCGATGGCGAGAACACCAACGCGGCACATCAGCGGATCCGGCCACTGCTCGAGTCCATTGACCTGCCGTTGGACTACCGCTTTGAATGGGGCGGCGACTTCGAACAGTCCTCCAATGCTCAGGAAGCGCTGAGCAGTACGCTTGCCGTACCCTATCTGGCCATGCTGCTGGTTACCGTGTTGCTGTTCGCCCGTGTGCGTCAGCCGTTGATGATCTGGGCCGTGGTGCCCATGGCTATCTGCGGTGTCACTACCGGGCTATTGCTGACCGGTAAACCGTTCGACTTCATGGCGCTGCTTGGCCTGCTCAGCCTGTCCGGCATGCTGATCAAGAACGCCATTGTGCTGGTTAACGAAATAGACCGGCAGATCGCAGAACAGGTGCCACGCATGACAGCCATCATCGAGGCTTCCGCTTCCCGTCTGCGCCCCGTGACCATGGCTGCCGGTACCACCGTGGTCGGCATGGTGCCGCTGATGTTCGATCCGTTCTTCGTCAACATGGCCGTCACCATCATGGGCGGACTCACCTTCGCTACAGCGCTGACGCTATTGGCCGTGCCTTGTCTGTATGCGCTGTTCATGAAGGTTCGCCAGGAGGAAGTCGCATGAGGAGCTCGATCGTCACGCTGTCCGGTCTCACCATGGCGTTGGTGCTGGGCGCCTGTTCCAGCGTTCCGGAACATGCTGCGCCGGAGCTGCCCACACAGTGGTTCAGCCGCAGTCAAAGCGAATCCATCGCCCCGGAGGGTCTGGCCAGCTGGTGGCAGGCATTCGACGACCCGCTGCTTGCCAGTCTGGTCACCCGTGCACTGCAGCAGAACCATGATGTCGAACTGGCAATGTTGCGGGTAGCCAGCTCCCGCGCCCAGTCGCGCCAATCCCGCGCCGGCCTGTTGCCCAGCATCGATCTGCCAGGTAGCGCCAGTCGTCAGCGCATCGAGAATGACCGGGACGTTCCGCCCGGCCTGTTGCGGGATCTGGGGCTGGACGACGACATCCGTATTGAAACCTGGGAACTGGCGCTGCAGGCGAGCTGGGAGCTGGATCTGTTTGGTGCGACCCGGGCACGCAGCCAGGCGGCGCAACAGCAAGTGCGTTCGGCCGAGGCCGAGGCCATAGCGGCACGCCTTGCTGTAGCCGCAAACACCGCCCAGGCCTACGTCCAGCTGCGTGCCCTGCAGAATCAGCGCGAGCTGCTGACCGAAGGTATTGATCTGGCGGCGCAGCTGCAACGCATCGCCGGGCTGTTATTCGATGCCGGAGAAGTCACTCGCCTGGATGTGGAAAGTGCCGCAGCCGAGCACGCAACGCTGCAAGCCGATCTGAGCGAACTGGAGATCAACCTCGCCCAGGCCAGCCTGGCGCTGGATACCTTGCTGGCCCAACCGCCGGGCAGCAGCGCCAGGGAGCTGTCCGCCCATGGCACAATCCCTCTGGCAAGCAGGCCGATTCCGGCAGGCCAGCCAGTGGACCTGTTGCGCCGACGGCCCGACCTGATCGCCGAAGCCGCACGGCTGGACGCTACGGCGTTGCAGTCCCTGGCTGCGCGCCGTGATCTGTTTCCGACGCTGGCGGTCCAGGCTGCCCTGGGCCGTTCGGGAATGGCGCTGAATGATCAGCTGTCCAGCGTCTCGAATTTCACCCGCCTCGGTGCCACCCTCGGCCTGCCGATATTCGATTTCGGCCGCCGCCGTGCCGCCATCGAGATGGCCGATGTTGCCGGTGAGACCCGTTACGTGGCTTATCGTCAGTCATTGGGTGATGCGCTGGAACAGGTTGAACAGGGATTGACTGCCGTGGATGGACAACGGCGGCGGCTGCAGGCTCTGCAGCGCGTGCTGGAGCATTACCAGCGCACCCATGAGCTGGCACAAACCAGTTACCGACTGGGCGAAGCCAATCTGCAGGATGTGCTGAATGCCCAGCGCGGCCTGTTGCAGGGGCGCCAACAGCGACTGGCGGGGCGTACCGCCCTGGCCACCGCTCAGGTGGCCCTGTTTGTCGCCCTGGGCGGCGGCTGGGAGGCCAAGGTGGAAGAACCCACTACGGCAGCTCGTTGAGAATCAACGGGTCGTTGTGGCCACCATGTTGTCGCTCTCGTCAGCCGGGCAGTTGATGAAAGAAGAAGTAGCAAGCCAATGATCATCCGGGTAATAGGAGAACATGAACTGGCCACCTTTCAGGCTATCCACCACCATGCTTGCCACCTCCGGACGCACCGCGGGACAACCGTGGCTACGACCGATGCGACCGTGCCGCGTGATCCAGCTGGGATCAACATAGTCGGCGGGATGAATGACGATGGCACGTTGGCGCGCCAGATCATTGATACCCGGCTCCAGACCGTCCATGCGCAACGAATAGCCATGCTTACCGAAATAGCTTTCCTGGGTGCGGAACAGACCGATACTCGACTGATGGCTACCTTCGATATTGGAAAAACTGCTGGCCAGATTATCGCCCGATCCCTGGCCATGGGCGACCAGGTCCTGCAGCAGCAGGGTCCGGGTCTGTAGATCGAAGATCCACATGCGCTGTTCGGTAGATGGCAGAGAAAAGTCGATGACAGCCAAACGGTTGGCAGGCTCGGCACCGCTGTTGACAGCGCACTGCATGGCCGAGACGGCAGTCAGCAGTACCTGCGGGTTCAGCTCGGGCGCCTGGGCAGCCAGCATGCTGCTCAAGGTGTCCTGCGTGTAGGGTTGTGCAGGTGGATGGATGATGGCGGTTTCCATGGCGGCGCCGGGGCCAGCCACAAATGCAAGACAGGCAGCAGTCAATACGCCAACGCGGCGTAGACAATTGAACATCGAGTTTCCCCTCGGCTCAAAGAAGTCGAACCAATGAAAAAGGTAGAAAAAACAGGTCGCTTGCCGGCTTCTTTGAAAAACCACGCATGGCTTTGCCTATACTGCATCAAGGCCGGCTAACAGAAAGCGCCCCCCAAATTTGTGACTGGGAGATTACCTGTTGCTCAAAAAATGTACAGTGCTATTCGTCAGTTGCCTTTGCTGGGCTACCACATCTGCCCAGGCAGAATTCACCGTCAAGATTGCATTGACGCCCATCCAGGAGAGGTTGATGCAAGGCACTGCAGAGCAGTGCAATGACCTGGCGCAGCTGCGCAGCATGCCCATCGCCGAGGCGCTTGAGCAGCTCTACCAGGCCAACGGCTATATTTCCATCTGGAAACAGGAAGAGCGTCTGCAGAGCCTGCAGGAGGAATTGCAGGAGCTGGCCGGCGATGGCCTGGCGCCAGGGGAATATGCCCACGCCTTCGCTGAGCAACCCGAAGAGGTCTGTGATGAGCTGCGCCTCAGCGGCGATTATCTGCTGGCCCTGGAGCACCTCAGTCGCGGGCGTTTGAACCCGGAAGATCATGAACCCATGTGGCGTCCGGAGGATTATCAACCGCCTTCACGGCTCAGCGTCGCCGATCTGGCCGCACAGGGGCTGGCTGACATGACCAGAGCATTCGACGTTGCCCGCCCCTCCCTTCCGCAATACGTGGAGCTGCGGCGCGCCTATCGCCAGATGGACCGGGAACCGGTCGTCTTCGCAGCTTTTCCCGAGGGGCCGTCGATCAAGGCGGGGCAATCCGATCCACGCCTTCCGCAATTGGCGCAGCGGCTCATGCTGGAAGGCTTCCTGCCCAGCGAGCCGGTCACTGCCGGTCCACTCACCGAGCCGGTAGCGCCATTCACTGATCCCGTGCGCGCCCAACCGCTGCAATACAACGCCCGGTTGCAACAGGCGGTACGTGCCTTTCAGGTGGCAAATGGTTTGCAGAGCGACGGAATCGTCGGTCGGCAGACAGTGGCGGCGCTGAATATCACTCCCGAAGAACGGCTGCTGCAGGTACGTATCAACCTGGAGCGGCTGCGGTGGCTGGATGCCAGCCGTGGTGAGCATGTGCTGCTGGTGAACTCCGCAGGCAGTAACGCGGTATTGTTCAGGGGCAATGAGGTTCAGTGGCACTCCCGGGTGCAGTCAGGCACCCCTGACCGCGCCACCCCGCTGATGATTTCGCGCATCAACCGAGTCACACTGAATCCCAGCTGGACGATTCCGCCGACCATCCTGCAGCAGGACAAGCTGCCAGCCATCCGCGCCAATCCGAGCTATTTCGCCGAGCGCGACCTGCAGGCGCTGGATTTCGAGGGCAACAGGCTCAACCCGGCCGATATCGACTGGTCCAATCCCCAGGGAGTGATGTTGCGTCAACCGCCAGGTCCGAATAATCCGCTGGGGAAAATGGTCTTCCGGTTTGACAACCCATTTGCCGTGTTCCTCCATGACACGCCCAGTCAATCGCTGTTCGAACGGGCCACACGCAACGTCAGCTCCGGCTGTGTACGTGTGGAACAGGCAACCGATCTCGCCGATTACCTGTTCCACAGTCTGGATAACCAGCAGCGCGAGCGCATTACGCGTCTGCAGGCCAACGGCAAGACCCGTGAAGTCAATATCGACAACGGGCCGCAGGTGATTCTGGGCTATTGGACCGTACAGGTAATGGAGAATGGCGAGCTGCGCTATTTACCCGATCCCTATGATATGGACGAGGCACTGTGGAAAGCGTTCAGCGCGGCGGTAAGGCTCTAAACCGGAGCCATCAGAAACCCAACCCCGCGAGCCGCTGGGCGATCGACTGCAGGATATCCAACCCTTGCACGTCGGTCTCCAGCCAGGGCAGACGCGGACGCGGCAGTTGGCTCAATTGAGTATCGATGCGCTGCAGATAAACCGCCTCCTGCTCTCGCCGGCGGCGTAGGAACTCACCGTCAGCCTCGTCGGGAATGACACGGTTGACCAGGGTCGCGACTACCGGAATACCCACTTCGGATAGCGTTGCCACGGCACGTACGGTTTCCAGAATCGGCAGCCGCTCGGGCGTCATGACGAACAGAAAACCGCTGACTGCAGGATCTTCCAGTTTGCGCCGCGCCTGATGAAACAGTCGGCGACGCTCCATCAAGGTTCTGGCGATGTCGCGTGAACGCCGATCCACCGCATTCAGTGAGTCATCTTCCGGGTCGTCAAAAGGTGTGGCTATGTCACGACCTGCTTTCGGCGTCAGATGCTGCAGCACCTTGCCCAGCTCCGCAGATTTCCGGCTGTGCGACAGCAAACCGTCAGTCCAGGCGGCCATGGCTTCCGGCAGCGACAAGAGTCTCAGGGTATGCCCGATCGGCGCAGTATCAAAGATGATCAGGTCATAGGCGCTGTCCGGATCATTGATCAATCTGGCAATTCGCTCAAGCAATGCAGCTTCCTGAGTGCCCGGCGATTGCCGCGTCAGCTGCATCTGACGCTTGAGCTCACCGAGCATTTCCGGTGCGGCAAAACCCTTCATCTGATCCATTACCCGTTTGAGATGGGCATCGACTTCCGCGTCCGGGTCAATTTCCATGGCGTCCAGGTTGGGCAGGATGCGCCGGGGCTTGTCGTCCAGCTCACGGGCAAGCACGTCACCGAGACTATGCGCCGGGTCGGTGGACACCACCAGACAACGCTTGCCCCGTTCAGCAGCCAGCATCGCCAGAGCAGCAGATACTGTGGTTTTGCCCACCCCACCCTTGCCGCCAACCCAGATCAGCCTGCGGCTCAACAAATCAAACATGTTTTTTCTCAGCAGCAACGGAAGTGATCGAGCGGAGAATGTTCCATTCCCATGCGCCGATGCCAATCATGGAAGCGCTCCAAAAGCAGCGGCTGCAGCTCAAGCGTGTAGTAGGCGGCCGGATTCGGCACGCCCATCATTTCGGAAAACACCAGCAGCATGAACAGATCGTCCTCATCACGTCGGGCGCGCGCAATCGCGCCCCGGTAACGACTGCTGTAAGCCTCCTCAAGAAAGAAGCGGGCCTGGTCCAGCCAGCCCCGCTGCTTGGGGTCGCGCCCTTGCGTCACAACTGATTCTGCGCAGCGAGTGCACGGTGACGCTTGAGTGCCGATACGCATTCCATGGTGACCAGAATCGACGCGATCAGCACGACGACATCCAGAATCAGCAGGAAGTAGTTGCCCTGCTCATAGAAAGTGCGCAACTGCAGCACCAGGGCGATAACCGTCATCACCAGCACGAAGCACAAGGGCACCAGGGTGTACTTGATCGGTCGACGCAGGTGCACCAGCATCACGGTGATCACCAACAGGGTCAGCCCTGCCAACAGCTGGTTGGTGGTACCGAACAGCGGCCAGATCAACATACCGCCTGAGCCATCCGCGCCGCCGGCACCGAAGGCCAGCAGCAGGCAGGAAGCAATCGCCAGAATGGTTGCCGGCACCCCTTTCTTCATCCATTCGATGTTGTAGATGTCACCCCACTCCTGAAAGATGTAGCGCTGCAAGCGCAGGCCAGTATCCATGGTAGTGCCGGCGAACAGCGCAGCCATCACCGTCAGCATGGTGGCCGCCAACACCTCGGACACACCCAATGCGTTGGATATGATGAAGGCACCACCCTGCACGAAGGCCGTCACGCCACCCTGACCAAAGGCCGAGTACATGGCTTGCCAATCAGCCAGACTGGCAAAACCGGCCGAGGCAACCAAAATCGCAGCCAGCGCCAACATGCCCTCACCCACCGCACCGAAATAGCCAACGAAGCGGGTGTCTGTTTCACGGTTCAACTGTTTGGAGGTAGTGCCGGAGGATACCAGGCCGTGGAAACCGGAAATCGCCCCACAGGCAATGGTCACGAACAGCAAGGGAATGATGGAAGGAGTACCTGCCGGCACATTGTCGTTGAACATCGGCGCGATCATGCTCGGGTTGAGTACCAGAATGGCGCCATACAGAATCAGCAGGCCGACAAACAACTGCAGACCATTGATGTAGTCACGCGGCTGCAGCAGCATCCATACCGGCAATACCGAGGCAATACCGGCATAAAGGAAAAGCAGCAGAATCCATACTGCATTGCCGGACACTCCGGCGACCTCGGCTGGCATCTGCACCGGCACCGAAGGCCCCAACAGGATCAGACCATACAGCGCGGCCACGCCAACCACCGATACGGTGATCAGGCCGATCTTGCGGCGATAGATCAACTGGCCAACGACCAGCGCCACCAGGATGGCACCCCACACCGGGACCACGGCGGAGGGGAACGACATCATCAGATTGGCGATGACCACCGCAAATACCGCGTTAACCATCAGCAGCAACAGGAAAATAACGATCATGAAGATACTGCGGGCGCGCTTGCCGACGACATCGCCGGTCAGCGAACCGACAGACCTGGCCTTGTTGCGAATGCTGGCCCAGATAGCCCCGGCGTCATGCACGCCAGCAAAGAAGATGGTACCAAACACCACCCAGGCGAATGCCGGTGCCCACCCCCAGATCACCGCAATCGCCGGCCCGACGATAGGTGCCGCCCCAGCGACCGATGTGAAGTGGTGGCCCCAGAGCACGTACTTGTTGGTTGGCACGAAATCGATCCCATCCTCCAACTCGTGCGCGGGTGTGCGAAAGTTCGGGTCCAGGCGGAATATTTTCTCGGCTATGAATTTGGAGTAGATGAAATACCCCAACGCCATCAGCACCAATCCCGTCAGCAGTACAATCACAGCACTCATGCCATGCTCCTTATTTTTATTTATTCAGGGCTTTCGCCACCGCTCATCGCAATGGCAGACACAATATAGCTCATGATTAGAAGCAAAAATGTCCATCGGACGCAAGTTTTCGCGCACCGGAAAGCAAGCTGTCAGCGCCTTGCGGAGTCATATCCAGCGACGTCTGCGAAAAAACGCCAGCAGGCCGACGATGATCCCCAGCATCACTGCCATCACTGCCGGGTAACCCCAGCGCCAACGCAACTCCGGCATCACGTCGAAGTTCATGCCGTAGATCCCGGCGATGAAGGTCAGAGGCATGAACAGACTGGCGAAGATCGTCAGCACTTTCATGATTTCATTAGTGCGCTTGCTGACGCTGGAAAGGTAGAGATCGAGCATGCTGACCAGCAGCTCGCGGATGGTATCGATGTTGTCGATGACATGGATGGCGTGATCATGCACATCGCGCAGATATAGCCGGGTTTCCTCGGAAATCAGCTGGCTGTCGTCGCGGCTCAGCCGGCTGAGCACCTCGCGCAGCGGCCAGATGGATTTGCGCAACAGCAGCATTTCCCGCCGGTAATGATGGATGCGGGCCAGGGTGTCCGGCCCGGGGGCGTCGATCACCTGGTCTTCCAGCGCCTCGACCTGCTCACCGAGAAACTCCAGCATCTCGAAATAGTGATCCACCACAGCGTCCAACAGCGCGTAGGTCAGATAGTCGGTACGCATGAAACGGATACGACGTCCCGCCCGCAACCGCTCACGTACACCTTCGAAGACGTCGCCCGGGCGCTCCTGGAAAGACAGCACGAAATCCGGCCCGAGTACCAGACTGACCTGCTCCGAGTGGATCTGCTGCCGCCCCTGGTCGAACTGCAGCATGCGCAGCACTATGTACAGGTAGCCTTGATATTCTTCCACTTTGGGCCGCTGATCGGTGTTGAGGATATCCTCCATCACCAGTGGGTGCAGGTCGAAGATCGCGCCCATGCCCGACACTACCGAGGCGTCACTGACGCCAGCTACATTGAGCCAGGCGATTCGTTCTTCATCCCCGTTGCGGCGGTAGCTGGCCAGATCCTCGATCACCGACTCGCGCAGTTCGTCAGGGGCATAGTCGATCAAGTGGATGGCAGCGTTGTCCGGCTTGTGCTTGCCGATATGCACAAGAGTGCCCGGCGGCGCTCCGACCTTGGTACCCCGCTTGACCACCAGTTTGCGAGCCATGGCGCCTCCAGATCAGTCCTGTTTCTGCGTTTCGAACCATCTCAGTTTGTTACGCAAGCTGACCACCTCACCAACAATCAGCAGGGTCGGCGGCTTGATTTCGGTCTGTTCGACCAGCGCCGGCATGCTTGCCAGGGAGCCGGTGAGAACCATTTGGTTAGATGTCGTGCCCTGCTGGATCAAGGCAATGGGGGTTCCCGGGTCGCGGCCGAATTCGATCAGCCGACGGCATATCTCCGGCAGTCCGACCAGCCCCATGTAAAACACCACCGTCTGGCCCGGCACCACCAGCTCCGGCCATGGCAGGTTGGTCGTGCCATCTTTGAGGTGACCGGTGACAAAGCGTACCGACTGCGCGTGGTCACGGTGAGTCAGGGGAATACCGGCATAGGCCGAACAGCCGTTGGCAGCGGTAATACCCGGCACCACCTGAAAGGGAATATCGTTGGCAGCAAGCTCTTCGATCTCCTCGCCACCCCGGCCAAAGATGAAAGGGTCACCGCCCTTCAGCCGCAGTACCCGCTTGCCCTCCTTGGCCAGGCGTACCAGCAGCTGGTTGATCTGCTCCTGGGGCACCGCATGATCGGCGCGGGCCTTACCTACGTAAATACGGTCGGCATCGCGGCGACAAAGATCAATGATGCTGTCCGGCACCAACCGGTCATGCAGGACCACATCGGCCTGCTGCATCAAACGCAGCGCGCGGAAGGTCAGCAAGTCCGGATCACCCGGCCCGGCACCGACCAGATACACCTCACCCTGGTAGGACTGACCCTTCTGCTCCCGCAGGCGCTCGATCAGCAGTTGT
Above is a genomic segment from Halopseudomonas litoralis containing:
- the cysG gene encoding siroheme synthase CysG — encoded protein: MDFLPLFHNLRGRLVLVVGGGDIALRKARLLTEAGARLRVVAPEIEPQLLELLERQAGEGVVQGYQPAHLDGAQLVIAATDDAALNAQVSADAQARNLPVNAVDAPEHCTVIFPAIVDRSPLVVAISSGGHAPVLARLTRARIETLFPHSWGRLAQLAQRFRGQVKAAFPTINQRRVFWENAFQGDIAERVFAGRDAEAEQLLIERLREQKGQSYQGEVYLVGAGPGDPDLLTFRALRLMQQADVVLHDRLVPDSIIDLCRRDADRIYVGKARADHAVPQEQINQLLVRLAKEGKRVLRLKGGDPFIFGRGGEEIEELAANDIPFQVVPGITAANGCSAYAGIPLTHRDHAQSVRFVTGHLKDGTTNLPWPELVVPGQTVVFYMGLVGLPEICRRLIEFGRDPGTPIALIQQGTTSNQMVLTGSLASMPALVEQTEIKPPTLLIVGEVVSLRNKLRWFETQKQD